From the Thermococcus sp. M36 genome, the window GAGCAAATAGTAGCCACCCATAATACTGGGAGTGTTAGTATATCCCACTGATCTACGTACTGTTTAATTTTCATGAACATCATCCTCCGAATAACTTGTCTATACCGTACACAATCGCATTTTTGAACGGTTCCAAACTCAGGAATCCTAGTATTTGCTTTCCACCCGGGATTTTGGTAAGTTTGGTGACAACTGGAATTTTGGTTACAATATCTTCTTCAGCTTTTGGTCCTGCGATAAATATGACTACGTCACCTATCACATCAGTATATACTGTTCCTTGGGACACGCTGACGCTTATATCCATCTTCGCCACTCCTTTCCCTACTATTTTGCTGACTTTGTTAATCATGCCTTCTATCGTATAGTCTATGTAAAGAGTTGCCGTTGTTCCATCAACTCTGAGGAGCATTTGTCGGTCTGTCGTGACGGCTTTGCCCTGTATTTGTATTGTGAGGACCTCACTTGGCTTTACGTTCTCGTTCACTGAGACTGTTTTGTGGTCGAAGATTGCTTCTTCTAAATCCGGGGGGCTAACTGAAATGTCGGCGCTTAGCTCTTTGACGTATATCTGAGTATTCCTAACATTTCGGAATTTAAGAGTGCATTCCAGTGGTGAGACATAGTTTCCTTGAGTGTAATAGTTACTGGCTTCAAAGTTAAAGTCTAGGTTACTGCATGAAATTCCAGTAAGTTCTAAGGGATACTCTAAGGGCATGACTTTAACGCTGACGCTGTCAGTTTTGGTTTTAATGTAGTCTAAGAGACCACTGGTATTTTTGATTTTTAACGTGATATTGTGGTTTCCCACACTTACAGGCCAATCAAACTCCTCTATAACCTTAGTCTCCCCAACTAGCAAGTACATTTCCGTTATCACTCGTATCAAACGAGTGTACTTCCTTGCTATCCAAGTACACACTTTCTTCGAGGTACAGTAAGTCTATCCTATTTCCACCGACATCTGGAAGAGCATTGCAATATGATGCCATTACCTTTACATGCACCTTGCCCTCTCCCACCATCTCAGTTGGACTGACCTCCAGCCATGCAGTCCAGTATTCTCCCTTGGAACAAGGGTCACTTGGATCACTCTCATTAGAAGATGTAATATAAACGCTTCCACTCCTTGATGCTTCGAGTTTTCCATTCTCCCAGACTTCTACCCGCCACTGGTGATAACCAGCTTTAGCACTTTCGGATCCTTGGATCTTCGTTATAAGTAGAGAAGATGCAAGGAAGGGAGAGAACCCCGCAAGGAGACTTTTCGCGAAGCTTACCTCTATCACCTCTGCAGTAGTCTCTTACTTTGTTTTTCTTCATTGCGATTCTTCTGCTTGCTTTGATTCGCGGATAGATGTCCTCACCTCCTCAAACATTAAATAGCCACCAAACACTAGCAGTACTGCACCAATTCCCTCAATCCAGTTGTGGGTTGAAATGCCCTCAATAAAAGGATTCAACGAAAAGAATCCCAAAAGAAGTACCCCAAACCATCTGAGTCTAAAATCAGCATTCCCTATTGCTGGTCCTTTTCTGAGGCCGTAAACAACGAGCAGTATGAAACCTGAGAGGACAAGAAGTACCACCAGCAGCAAAGTCGCGGCGAGAGGCTTGATGACAAAGACGCTGGCAAGGATTGCAATCAAGTTAGCCGTGAGAAAACCGTTTGCGGCCTTCTGTGTATTTCTATCTTCCCGTCGGATTAACCAGAGGATCATCGTCCAAACGTACATCACTGAAAGGCTTACGCTGGCTATGGCAAGGGCCACCTCAATGCCTGAAGAGAAATACAAAAGGAAAAGAGACGTGGAGTAAACAATAACGCCTTTCCATTTCATTTGTTATTCCCCCTATGGCCTTCCCAGTATTCCATGCCACACTACTCCGTATATAAATCCCAAAGTACCCCCAATAATACCCCCAACTGCAGCTCCTGTCATGGTACCAGCTCCTGGAATAATGCTACCGACCACTGCCCCAGCTCCAGCCCCTATAACCGCTCCAGCTACTGTATCTGCAACAATATGCTGAATAACACTGTTCCATTCAACTTTTATCTCTACATATTGAGTTGCCGTGTATGCAAGATCGAGTATACCTTGTGAAGTTTTGACGTATGGATGACCGTTGGCGTAGACTGTGAAGTTCACTTGCACTGGAACCTTAGCCCCTCCTAAGTCCTTCAGTTCCAATCCTGTTTCGATGAACCCGCTCTGGGGCAGGACATCATGGAACTCAAGTTCTAATTCTCCAACTCCTCCCGGTGGAACGGTGTGTGTTATTATCGTCTTAGTTGGCTCTATGGTTAAATCCCTTGTACGCGGTGTCTTGAGTACGTGAGCATCTGTGTCAACGCGAGTTATGTTCCATTGAACCTTAGTTGGATTCGTAAAGTACACCTTGCATTTCATGTCTAAAGTTAAATCCCCCTTATCTGCAGATAGTTCCAGATTACTACAATCCATGAAAGCTTCGTGTACTGTTACAGGCCTAACTTCTACGTATGCTGATGCCATTGGCATGCCTCCGATTTCCAGTGTGAGGCTCGTGTTTTGAGTTATGGGGCCTATGGTCGCCATAATTCTCGCAGTCTTACGGGCGTAGATTGTTAGTTGACCACTGGAGATCGAGTAATTAAGCCCCTGATAGCTCTCGTGAGGCCACTGAACGTTTCCGGCACTGTCAACTATTTGTATCGGCCAAGTCTGCTTATACTCCTTCAAGTTCTGGATAGTAATAAAGACCGTCACATCATTACCTGCTTTTACAACGCTTGGCTCGACCTCAAGCCGAGCAGCCAAACCATTCACCACTTTCGAAACACTCAAACTTCCACTCCTCGACGCTTCCAGTTTTCCGTCTTCCCAGACTTCTATCCTCCAGTCGTGGTCTCCAGCCTGAGCAGTCCACGTTAAAGTAACGCTCCCCGTGCTCTCACCACCGATTGTGAGGCTTTTGCTTGACTTTTCAACTCCGTCAATGAAAAGCTTTACCGTTACTGTCCTAGACCTTGATACTGGGTTTTTCACGCTCACATCAAAGCTCACGCTGTCCCCATGAGTTGGATTTGATGGTGAAACATCAACATTAGTTATTGTCAGAGTCCCTGAAGTCACCGTAACGCTCGTTTCGGCGCTCTTTGACTTTCCGTTCCAGTAGATTGAGGCGTGGGTCTCATAAGTGCTGGCGTCTTCATAGGTTATGGTCTTTTCAAGCAGGACTTTCTCCCCGTTCTTGGGAACATCAACCGTTCCGGAGTACGTTCTGGAATTGGCTGGGGAGTAGGAGATTGTGATCGAGTATTCTAAGCCGTTCAAAGGCGCGTCGTTCTCGTTTTTCACGATAACCTTGTAAGTAACGCTCTCTCCTACTGTAATGCTAGATGGTGAAGCCTCAACCTCAAGGTGCACTTTGTCCCAGTCTACAGAGGACGCTAAATCTACTGTGGCCGAGTAGTCTTTAACTATTGTCCTCTCATCGCAGCCTGCGGGGATTGAAGAAGCCTCCGGGCCCTCTTTTGAAAGCGGGACTGCTCCACAGGAGGGCGTGTAAGTAACCTCAACTTTCCCGGTCACTGTCAGTTTTCCGTCGATGGTGTGAGCGACCTCAAACCTCTTGCTTTCCCAAGTGTATGTTTCTCCGGAGTTCAGGAACGAGACGCTCCCACTGTCGGAATCACCACTGGTGTAGTCATCAACGTTAATCTGAATGTTGTTTATCGCGTTGTTCTCTGCCTTTAGCGAGATTTGAATGTGATACTCAACCTTCCCTGGCTGATTCACGTCAACAATGACATTCACCCCAGTTATCTCCAGAACACCCTCGTTGTCGTTTATGTTTAGTGCTTTTTGTGTTAGTGGGTCCGGAGTTTCGTACTCGCTTGTAGCTGTTGGTACTGCTATTGGAGGCTTGGGAGGCTCAATCGGGTCTGTTGGGTCTTTTATTGGGAGCGTTATTGGATTAGCACTTGAGCTCCTCTTATACACGGTTAAAGAGTGCTTTAGCTCGGCAACTTTTTCATTCAAAATCCACTGGACCTTAGGATTGGAATTGCCATTCATGAGTGCCTTCACTAAACTCTCAACGTTACCTATCAGCTCATAAGACTCTAAAGCTCTCGGCCAGTAATACTCATCCTTCCAATCGAGCGTGGATGTGTTGAGGTTTATGACCAAACCCCCACCCTTAACTCTGAGCATCGGAGAGGGTCTTAATCCGTTTATCCTTATTATCCTGAGGCCCTCCCCGTTGAAAGTCGTAACTATTACATCCCTTCCCGTTTGGTACTCATCCATTATCATGAGCTTGTATGCGTCTTCTTTGAGGGCTTTGATGTAGAGGTTCATTCCTTCAACGTTACCATTTTCGTAAGCCTTGTAAAATTTCACCCACTCGTCAGCCAAGAGCGGGTTAATCATTCTCTCTCCCCTGTAAACTGAGGAATCAATATCAATGGCGTTCTCCCATTTCCATTTTTTCAGCGCCCATGCTTCGTATTCGTTGTATTTGAACGCCACGTCGATGAAGGCCGTCGAGAAATCCTCGAGGAAGGCCGTCATGTTGAAGTCCTCGTTAATCTCACCAGCGTTCTGGACAATGTACTCTTCTAAGGCTTGGATTTGCTCGTCGCTCCAACATTGGGCTTTTAAGGTTTGAACCGTCTCTTCCGGCAGGCCGTTCTGGCTAATATTCTGAGCCATTTCTCTTAACTCTTCGGTGGTATAATAAGTTTTGACTCCAGAGGCTTTCAATTCTTCCAAAGCCTGCCAGATTAAGGCTGAAATGTTGGCAGCGTTTTCAGCTCCAAGGCGAGAATTCTGAATTAACTCTTGAGCGAGGGAGAGATTGCCGTTTTCAACTTCAACTACAAGTTCAGCTTCCTTGTTTAGAATCCGCCAGAATTCCTCGTAAGGGTCACTGGTAGTTGCTGCCACAGGATTGCTGAAGAATGCCATGCTCACACTCATTCCAACAATCAGAAATATTAACCACGCCCCACTCCAACGCTTCATGAACTCCCCACCAAAGAAAGTAACATCCGCGAGTATAAATACTTTTCCTATTCAAATTTTGCACACCACTAGAGGAAGTAAACAAAAAACGGAAAATCACTCCTTCCATCTCGGGTTGTCCACAACTTTAACTTCCCCGTCCTCTTCCACGACCAGCTTGGAGAAGCCCTTTTCGGCTATGCTCCCGTAGTCGTGGCCAGCATCGGCTGGATATATCGCCAGGAATATGAAGGGCTCGTCGCCGGTATTGACCGTCCTGTGCGCCCAGTACGGGGGAACGTAAACGACCGTTCCCGGCTTCATCTCTATCCACTCGGCCTTTCCTTCCGGGGTCTGGAGGAGCATTCCGCCCTTCCCCTTGATGCCATAATATATCTCTGCCCTGTCTGCCTTTGAGTGATAGTGTCCTTTGGTAAAGAAGAACTCCTTGCCAACTTTGCCGGGGTAGAGAACCGTCGTGGCGAAGTTCAGGTCTCCGTCTTTCTCTTCCTGCTCGACGGCGTAGACCTCATAGACGACGGGGTTTTCCTTAAGGAGCTCGCTGTAGGCATCTTCATCGAGGAAATAGCCCTTCAAATCACTGAGCCTTCTGACGAGCTTTTTGGCGCCGGGTATAACCCCGGTTTCGAGGTCAATATCAAGGCCTATCGGGCTCTTGTACTCCATGGGGAACCACCGTGATAGAAGTGAGGGCGGGCCTATTTAACCTTTCCCTTCTATATCACTGGAAGTGTTACAACAGTCTGAAGAGGAGGTACGCAAGGCCGATGGAGACCGCCCAAGCTCCAGCGTTCCAGCGGACAACCTTCGAGCCATCCAAGGGTGGGAACGGGAGCAGGTTGAAGAAGGCCAGCCACAGGTTGACAGTTGCGGTTGTCTTGAGAACCCACCAGAGGGTCGTGAATGGGTGAGTGGTTCTCAAAACAACCAGAGCCACTATGCCAACGGCTATGTTGGTCAACGGTCCTGCGAGGGCTATCCTTCCGAAGGCTTCCCTGGAATCAACGGCGTAGGGGGCATAAACCTGAACGGCACCGAGGGCGGCGAATATCCACGTCGTTCCGGTAAGGAGGCGCGTCGCCATGCCCACGAGGAGGGCAAGGAGTACGCCTGTGTCCCAGCGTTTGTAGTACGTCCTGTAGCCGTAGTGTCTCGCCACCTGTTGGTGGGCGAGCTCGTGGAAAAGAAAGGCCGTCAGAACTGCCACCGCGGCATAAGGGACTGAGTATGGCTCAAAGTTGGAAAACAGCAGAGTAAGGACTAGAAAAGAAATCAGCAGATCTTCGATCTCCCCCCTTCCGGCACCCCGGGGCCTGGCTGTGGCGCGCCAGAGTTCGTAGTTCATCAGAACGCCCCGCAGGGAGGCTCACTTGCCCTTTACTTCAATCTTCCTGCCGATTACAAGTTCCGCCGCCTTAACGGCCGCACCACCGCTCCCAACGGCTATCCTCACCTGATCCTCCGGAACGTAAACGACTATCTTGTCCTCAAGCTCCTCGATTTCAAGAATCTTGACGTTGAGCATTTTTTCGAGTCTGTCCTTCATGGTGGATCCCCAAGAATGCTGGAATGGTTCTAAATATAAAAGTAACGAATCAGTCGAAGTCCTAGATGGTTCTTCCATTGTGGAACATCATAACGTAGCCGCAGTTTCTGCAGATGACATCTTCACCCTGTGCGCCGTAAAGCCCCCACTTGCTGTCTATCTTTCTTTCTCCAACCCTGAAATCCGTTCCACCGCAGAGCAGGCAGACTAGATGCCTTCTCCCATCACAGCAGTCCAGTAGGGTGAGAGGAACCTCCTCTCCTCCGCCCTGTCGAGGAGGTGCTCTATCCCCGGCTTGTGACCTAGGCCGACCACAGCTATAACCTTCGGCCTCCTAACTCCATGTAGCTTCAGGTTTTCGACTATGGAGATCAGGTTTCTTGCCATGACCTCGTTCCGCTCCTCTACCAAGACGCGGTAGAGGTAGGGATATCTCCTCCTGAACTGAACCAGCATGACCCGGTATTCGGCCATAGGGTCAGAAACCTGGCCACTTTTAACCGGAAGGAAAAGGCCCAGCGCTTCCAAGGCCATAAGGAGCTTTTCCCTTCCGGGTGCGGTGGCAATCTTGGAGAGTATGACGTTTATGTCCTCGTCTATAAGGTAGAGTGGAACACCGAGGGTCCGGGCGGCGTTTGTGGCAGCTTTCATCTCCTCACCGGGCTTCATGCCAAACTCCTCTCCGAGCTTCTCCTCGACCTTTGCAAGAACGTAGTTTATCAACCCCCTCCTGCCGAAGCGCAGTGACTCCTCAAGGGTTAGGCGTCTGTTCTCGTTCATGGCCAGGAAGCGCGCCCTGTCGAGCTCTATTGCAACGGCATGGGGTCTCTCATTGAGTATCATCCTGACGACCTCTTCCCTGCTCTTCGGCGACACATGCATCGTGCCTATGAGCTTGACGTAGCGAAGGTAGCTCATCTTCTCTCCTCCCGAAGGTTTCTCACGCTGAATTTACCCGATTTAAAGGTTAAAACGTCAAAATCCCGCGGAACTATGAAGTTAACCCCGAACTCCCGGCATATCCGCGAGGCCTCGCTCAGGTATTCATCGTAGGTGTAGCGGAAGGCCCTGTGAAATAGGGCAAGGAGCTTTACTTTGGCCTTCTTGGCTATCTCGCAGGCCTCTTCAACGGTGGAATGGTAGCTCTCGCCCCTGTCAACGGGATTCAGATAAGTGGCCTCGTGTATGAGGAGGTCGGCCTTTTCCGCGAAGAGTCTTGTCCTTTCAGTGGGTTCGGTATCGCCGGTGTAGACGACCTTGACCCCCTTTCTCCTTGGCCCGGTCACGTCCTCAAGACGGATTATCCGACCGTTCCACTCGATTTGACCTTCCCGCTCAAGCTTTCCAAGTATCGGCCCCTCGCTCAGGCCATACTCGGCGAGCTTCTCCGGAAGAAACTTCCCGCGCCGGTCCTTCTCCCTGAAGACGTAACCTAAAGCAGGAACGCCGTGCTCGACCTTAAAGCTCCAGATTTCATAATCATTGAACTTCAGCCTCGTCTCTCCGAGCTCGTGGACGTGCACATCGAAGCCCGGCCTGAAGAAGCCGCTCTGAAGAAAGTGCTGGACGAAATCAAAGGTGTACTTGGGGCCGTAGATGTGGAGGGGCTTTTCCCTGTCCCAGAGGTTCATCGTCTGTATCAGGGCAGCCAGACCAAGGTAGTGGTCGCCGTGGAAGTGCGTGATGAAAATCTTCTCCACCTTCATGGGGCTGAGCTTTGCGCTGTTCATCTGCCTCATCGTCCCCTCTCCGACGTCGAAGAGTATAATTTCCCCCTTGTAGCGCAGCGCTATGGCTGGAACGTTCCTCTCGCGCGTTGGCATTATGCCGCCTGTGCCGAGGAAAATCACTTCAAGCATGTTATGTGTTCATCACCAGTGCTTTTAAATGATACCCGAGCCAAAGTGTTAAATACTCCGCTGGACTTAGTCTATCCGAGGTGTTATGGTATGGACGAAATTCTGAAGGCCATTGAGGAGAGGGACTGTAAAAAGGTCTCGAAGCTCCTCTACTACAAGGTGGACGAGCTTTCGGATGAGGAGCTTAAAGAGATCCTTGAAAGGGCCGAGAAGCTTGCCCTGGAGTGCAAAGACCCCGAACTGTACAAGCTCATCGTTTACTACTTCCACGCCCTCCTCGATGTGGACAAAATAAGTGAGTTCGAGAAGCTGGCAGAGGAGATGGACACGTTTGAGGCAAAGTTCAACCTCGCTGACCTCTACTACCTGATAGGAGAGCTTGAGAAAAGCCTTGAGCTGTACAGGGCCCTCCTTGAGGAGGAGACCGCCAGGGGCAGAAAAGAGAACGTGGCAAAGGTGTACTACAACATGGCGCTGATACACGAGGAAATCCAAGAGTACGAGAAGGCCCTCGAACTTCTGGAGAAGGCCGAGGAGGTTTACAGGGAACTCGAAGACGAGGGGGAGCTCCTGCACATAGCTGTGTACAAGGCATACGTCACCTTCGAGGCGGGTGAACCGTACAGGGCCAAGGCCATGCTCGCCGGTCTCCTCCCAAAGGTCATGGGGAACAGCAGACTTATGTCAGAGATACACCTGAGCTTTGAGGAGATATTTGAAGAGGATGAGAACTACGACGCGGCACTGCAGGAGTGTCTCTACGCCCTAATGAGCGCCAGGGGTATGGAGTACTGGGACATCGCCTTTGACGCCCTTATAGATGTCATCTGGCAACTGATGCTCGAAGACGATTTTGAAACGGTTTACCTCAACATGGACATGTTCGCCAGCGCCATGCCGGAGCTTGCGGACTTCTTTGAGGCCATAAAAGCAGTCGCCCTCTACAAGGACGGTAAAATAGACGCTGAGGAAGCCAGCAGGGCCGTAGAAAAGGTAAAGGACAGACGGCTCATCGACCTGCTTGAATTCCTCGGAGAGGCCGAGTTCTGAATTATTTTTTTCATTTTCACCTTTCATATGCCTGTAAGTTCTGTCTCCTGGATACTCAGTGCGGTGGACTGTGCATATGCACAAACTTTATATCTGAAAATCTATTCATTAATATGGTGATGAGTATGAGGATAGCGGTTCCCGCTGAGGATGGTAGAGGGCTGGAGAGCAACGTCAACGGACACTTCGGCAGGGCCAAGTACTTTGTCTTCGTTGACGTGGAGGAAGGGGAGATCAAGGATGTCAAGGTAGTCAAGGTTCCCTTCGACGAACATGGGACCGGTGACCTTCCGAACTTCGTAAAGGAACACGGTGGAGAGGTCGTGCTCGCCTACGGCATGGGACAGAAGGCGATTGCGTTCTTCAACCAGCTTGGAATTGAGGTTGTCACCGGTGCCTACGGCCCCATTAAGGACGTGGTAAAAGCATTCATAAAGAATGTTCTCGAGGTCGACCCGTACTGGAAGGAGAAGATAGAGAGGGAGAAGGGGCACAAGAAGTGTGAAGAGCCTGAAATCCAAACCGGTTCCAAACTTTGAGTTTGAGAAACATTTTAAAATTTTTTCATATGAAATTTTTGATGAAAGTGCATGGGAATCAACGTTAAAGTCAACACCGCGCTGTTCTTCATCCCCCTGATTCCGTGGCTCCTTCGCTGGCTCAAATACGGGAAAGAAGCTTCCGATTCTCTCTTTACGGCACTCATCAGTACTCCTCAAAACCACTCGATAATGGAAAGCGGGAGGAGGCTTAAAAATATCCTGTGAATTCAGGAAGCCTCAGAAGAACTTCCCGAAGGTGTGCTGGGGAATCGGACACTGGACAAGCTTTCTGGACCAGAGACAGTCAGCACAGCTCGGCTCGTTGCCCCAGCAGTCTATGTCGCTCGTTTTAACGAAGTCGCAGGCATCAACCAGATCGCAGTCGGTGCAGGAGGGGTACATGTAGTTCTTCATTGTGAAGCGGAACCAGGTATAGCGCTCGCTCGTCCATATCTCGGCCAGGCTCCTCTCCCGGACGTTGCCGAAAGAGTAGGCGTTCACTTTCTTCTTTCTGCCGAAGATATACTCGTAGTACGTGTGGAGGAAGCGGTAGCATGGAGCTACTTCACCGTCCCATCTGACTACGGCAACGTTGTTCTCGTCAAAGTCGCAGGCGCGCTCGGTCTTCAGCTCGAACTTGGGGAGCTTGATGTATAGGCCATTGTGTGCTATCTTATACAGCTCGTTGAGGATGGGGCCCATGTCGACGCTCCCGTCGTAGATTATGTCCTTCGTCTGCTCCTTCGTGAGGGGGAGAAGATTAGAGATCAGCATGGAATCAACGCCAAGATCGAGCAGGAAGCGTGCCATATCGGGCAGCTGTCTGTAGTTCTCTTTGGTCACAACCACCTCGACACCTATGCTGGGCCTGTGGGTCCCCGTTTCCTCGCGGTACTTCACGAGCTTTTCTATCCTGCTGGCGGTCGCGGCGGCCGCAAGATGGCCGAGGGTTATGGCGTTCTGGGCTGTCGGAACAGTGTCCATGGAAAAGTATACCAGCTCGACGCCGAGTTCGGCGAACTCCCTCAGCATGTCATCGGTCAGAAGGGTTCCGTTGCTGCTTATTCCGAGGGCGAAACCGCGCCTTTTTACTTCCCTCACCATGTCCATGAAGCGCGGATGAACGGAAGGCTCTCCGATTCCACCGAAGTATATCATCTTAAGCTCCGGAAACTCCTCGGCATCGTCGAGAATCTTGAGGAACAGCTCCCAGTCCATGTCGCCCTCTCCATCCTCCCAGTACTGCTTGAAACACATCTCGCACTTGAGGTTGCACCTGCTGCTTATCTCGATGTAGAGGTACTTCATGTCGAGCTTCGGGCGAACTGTGACCTTCCCGTCCCAGAGGGAGAAAGTATACTCCTTTTCAACTCCATTCCCCAATTCAACCGCCCCCAGTTGGAGGATATAGGTTCGATTGAAGCATGAAAAGGCTCGAATATTGCATGTCACCACCTTAAAACTGAGCTGTTCCGGGAAGGTCTAAAAACCTTACTGGACAAAAACGGGTAAAAAGAGGGAAGTCACAGGAACTCCTCCAGGCCCAGCTCCTTAGCTTTCTCCTCCGGAACCCTTCCGTCCTCCGTCCATCCGCGGAGCTTGTAGTACTTGGGCAGCATCTCCTTCAGGCGAACGACGTGTCCCTTGTTCGGCCCCTCAGGCATGGGCTCCTCAAGGAAGCGCTTGGGCAGTGTGTCGTCCCTCTCCGGGTCGAGGCCGGCCTTGAGGTTGAATATCCTCTCGGCGTTCCATATGCGCTCTCCAATCTTGAGGTAGTCTTCCGTGCTGAAGTCCCAGCCCAAAGCGGCGTTCAGCATGTCGCGGTAGTCGTCGGCTCCAAGGCCGAAGGTCGTGAATATACACAGTCCAGCGGCATCAACGAGGGCACTGAGGTGCTGGAAGATGATGAGCATTTTGATCTTCTCTTCACCTATGTCGTGCGGATCCATCTTATACGGATAGCCGAGAATCTCGGGGCTTATCATGTAGTTCTTGATATGGCACCCACCGCGGTTGTTGGTGGCATACGCCAGCCCGTGTCCCTCGGCACCGCGCGGGTCATAGGCTGGAAGCTCAAGCTTCTTGACGCCCATGAAGTACTCGGTTCCGTTGAACATCTCGGCCAGGCGGTAGCCACCCTCGGCGAGCTTGTCGCCGAAGCCTTTCCTGTAGGCGATCTTCTCGATGTAGTAGTGCAGAACCTCGGTGTTGCCCCACCTGAAGGGCGGTGCTTCTTCCTCGCCCACGTCCTCAGGCTTGAGCAGTCCCTTCTCCCAGAGCTCCATGGCAGTTGCCAGGGTTCCGCCGGTCGAGATGGTATCGAGGCCGTACTCGTCACACATATGGTTTGCCTCGATTATGCTCGCAAGGTCGTTTATGCCGAGGTTGGCGCCGAGCGCCCATATGCTTTCGTATTCCGGACCTTCGGTGACCCCAACGGTGGGGAGCTTGTTGACCCTTCCGCAACCGATCGGACAGGCGTAGCACGGCTTGTTCCCGATCAGGTATTTGGCAGTCATCGCCTCACCGCTCTGCTCCTCGGCGTACTCAAAGACACCGGTCTGGAAGTTCCTCGTCGGGTAGAGGCCGTTCTGATTAATTATGTTGACGAGAACCGCTGTACCGTAGTTGGGCAGTCCGCCGCCGGCAACCGGGTCGTTCTTGAGCTTGTTTATCTTCTCCCTGACGACCAGCATGAACTTCTGCTTGTCCGCTATGGGAACCCTCTTGCTGCCCTCAACGGCTATTGCCTTGAGGTTCTTACTGCCCATGACGGCTCCAACACCGGCCCTTCCGGCGGCGCGGTGGCCGTCGTTTATTATTGCCGCGAACCTGACGAGGTTCTCACCGGCGGGCCCGATGGTGGTTATCCTAAGCCTCTTGCTTCCGATCTCTTTCCGTATGGCCTCCTCCGTCTCGCTGACGAGCTTGCCCCATAGGTGGCTCGCGTCGCGGATCTCAACGTGGTCATCCTTTATGTAGATGTAGACAGGCTTCTCAGCCTTGCCTTCAACGACTATGGCATCGTAGCCCGCAAACTTCAGCTCAGCACCGAAGTAGCCTCCGGAGTTGGCCATTGTTATGAAGCCCGTCGCGGGGCTCTTGGTCACGACGTTGTACCTGCCACCGGTCGGAGCGCTGGTTCCGCTCAGCGGGCCAGGAGCTATGATCAGCTTGTTCTCGGGGCCCAGAGGGTCGACCTTCGGGTCCATCTCCTTCAGGAGGAGGTATATTGCCAGTCCTCTGCTGCCGAGCCACTTCTTGGCCAGCTCTTCATTGTATTCCTCAACTTTCACCTCTCCGGTGGAGAGGTTTACACGTAAAAATCTTCCCCAGTTGCCATACATGGACATCGCCAAAAATATTGTGTACATTAATGCATATAAATTTTGGC encodes:
- the aor gene encoding aldehyde ferredoxin oxidoreductase, which codes for MYGNWGRFLRVNLSTGEVKVEEYNEELAKKWLGSRGLAIYLLLKEMDPKVDPLGPENKLIIAPGPLSGTSAPTGGRYNVVTKSPATGFITMANSGGYFGAELKFAGYDAIVVEGKAEKPVYIYIKDDHVEIRDASHLWGKLVSETEEAIRKEIGSKRLRITTIGPAGENLVRFAAIINDGHRAAGRAGVGAVMGSKNLKAIAVEGSKRVPIADKQKFMLVVREKINKLKNDPVAGGGLPNYGTAVLVNIINQNGLYPTRNFQTGVFEYAEEQSGEAMTAKYLIGNKPCYACPIGCGRVNKLPTVGVTEGPEYESIWALGANLGINDLASIIEANHMCDEYGLDTISTGGTLATAMELWEKGLLKPEDVGEEEAPPFRWGNTEVLHYYIEKIAYRKGFGDKLAEGGYRLAEMFNGTEYFMGVKKLELPAYDPRGAEGHGLAYATNNRGGCHIKNYMISPEILGYPYKMDPHDIGEEKIKMLIIFQHLSALVDAAGLCIFTTFGLGADDYRDMLNAALGWDFSTEDYLKIGERIWNAERIFNLKAGLDPERDDTLPKRFLEEPMPEGPNKGHVVRLKEMLPKYYKLRGWTEDGRVPEEKAKELGLEEFL